From a region of the Ovis aries strain OAR_USU_Benz2616 breed Rambouillet chromosome 2, ARS-UI_Ramb_v3.0, whole genome shotgun sequence genome:
- the GCG gene encoding pro-glucagon isoform X2, translating into MKSLYFVAGLLVMLAQGSWQHSLQNTEEKSSSFPAPQTDPLGDPDQISEDKRHSQGTFTSDYSKYLDSRRAQDFVQWLMNTKRNKNNIAKRHDEFERHAEGTFTSDVSSYLEGQAAKEFIAWLVKGRGRRDFPEEVNIVEELRRRHADGSFSDEMNTVLDSLATRDFINWLLQTKITDR; encoded by the exons ATGAAAAGCCTTTACTTTGTGGCTGGATTGCTTGTAATGCTGGCACAAGGCAGCTGGCAACATTCCCTTCAGAACACAGAGGAGAAATCCAG TTCATTCCCAGCTCCCCAGACCGACCCGCTCGGCGATCCGGATCAGATCAGTGAAGACAAGCGCCACTCACAGGGCACATTCACCAGTGACTACAGCAAGTACCTGGACTCCAGGCGTGCCCAGGATTTCGTGCAGTGGCTGATGAATACCAAGAGAAACAA GAATAACATTGCCAAACGTCATGATGAATTTGAGAGACATGCTGAAGGGACCTTTACCAGTGATGTAAGTTCTTATTTGGAAGGCCAAGCTGCCAAGGAATTCATTGCTTGGCTGGTGAAAGGCCGAGGAAGGCGAGA TTTCCCGGAAGAAGTCAACATCGTTGAAGAACTCCGCCGCAGACACGCCGATGGCTCTTTCTCTGATGAGATGAATACCGTTCTCGATAGTCTTGCTACCCGAGACTTTATAAACTGGTTGCTTCAGACGAAAATTACTGACAGGTGA
- the GCG gene encoding pro-glucagon isoform X1, producing the protein MKSLYFVAGLLVMLAQGSWQHSLQNTEEKSSSFPAPQTDPLGDPDQISEDKRHSQGTFTSDYSKYLDSRRAQDFVQWLMNTKRNKNNIAKRHDEFERHAEGTFTSDVSSYLEGQAAKEFIAWLVKGRGRRDFPEEVNIVEELRRRHADGSFSDEMNTVLDSLATRDFINWLLQTKITDRK; encoded by the exons ATGAAAAGCCTTTACTTTGTGGCTGGATTGCTTGTAATGCTGGCACAAGGCAGCTGGCAACATTCCCTTCAGAACACAGAGGAGAAATCCAG TTCATTCCCAGCTCCCCAGACCGACCCGCTCGGCGATCCGGATCAGATCAGTGAAGACAAGCGCCACTCACAGGGCACATTCACCAGTGACTACAGCAAGTACCTGGACTCCAGGCGTGCCCAGGATTTCGTGCAGTGGCTGATGAATACCAAGAGAAACAA GAATAACATTGCCAAACGTCATGATGAATTTGAGAGACATGCTGAAGGGACCTTTACCAGTGATGTAAGTTCTTATTTGGAAGGCCAAGCTGCCAAGGAATTCATTGCTTGGCTGGTGAAAGGCCGAGGAAGGCGAGA TTTCCCGGAAGAAGTCAACATCGTTGAAGAACTCCGCCGCAGACACGCCGATGGCTCTTTCTCTGATGAGATGAATACCGTTCTCGATAGTCTTGCTACCCGAGACTTTATAAACTGGTTGCTTCAGACGAAAATTACTGACAG